The genomic stretch CGACTTCGGCTTCCTTACCGGAAACGCCCTTAGAAGTCATGTCGACAACGATGAGGTGGTTGTCAGTGCCATCGCTGATGACCTTGTAACCGAGCTTCTGCATTTCGGCACACATAGCCTGAGCGTTCTTGATAACGTTCTTGGCATAGGTCTGGAATTCCGGCTGCAAAGCTTCAAGGAATGCAACGGCCTTACCGGCGTTCACGTGGTCATGCGGACCACCCTGCATGCCCGGGAACACGCCCTTGTCGATTTCCTTGGGCAGAGAAACTTCCTTGAGTTCACCCTTGACCATCTTCTGGATGGTGCGGTCCTTGCACATGATGATAGCAGAACGCGGGCCACGGAGAGTCTTGTGGGTGGTGGTGGTCACGATGTCGAAGTACGGCACCGGAGAATCAATAGCCTTACCGGCGATGAGGCCAGCAATGTGAGAAATGTCAGCCATCGTGAGGGCGCCAACTTCG from Fibrobacter succinogenes encodes the following:
- the glyA gene encoding serine hydroxymethyltransferase codes for the protein KLDHGGHLSHGHPVNFSGMLYNFVQYEVDKETGRIDMDKVREIALREKPKMILAGFSAYSRNLDWKRFKEIADEVGALTMADISHIAGLIAGKAIDSPVPYFDIVTTTTHKTLRGPRSAIIMCKDRTIQKMVKGELKEVSLPKEIDKGVFPGMQGGPHDHVNAGKAVAFLEALQPEFQTYAKNVIKNAQAMCAEMQKLGYKVISDGTDNHLIVVDMTSKGVSGKEAEVAMEKVGISCSRSTIPFDPRKPMDPSGVRLGTAAITTRGFDEEDTREVARIIDRAIQAKDDEAGLAKIREDIVALCKKHPLYK